One part of the Methylobacterium terrae genome encodes these proteins:
- a CDS encoding NADH-quinone oxidoreductase subunit A, whose translation MNGLLSDYLPLVIFIGVSLFIAAALLVAPFLVAYNSPDPEKLSAYECGFNAFDDARMKFDVRFYLVAILFIIFDLEVAFLFPWAITFGDLGWFGFWSMMLFLGVLTVGFVYEWRKGALEWD comes from the coding sequence ATGAACGGCCTCCTGTCGGATTACCTGCCGCTGGTGATCTTCATCGGCGTCTCCCTCTTCATCGCCGCGGCGCTCCTCGTGGCCCCCTTCCTGGTGGCCTACAACAGCCCGGACCCGGAGAAGCTCTCGGCCTACGAGTGCGGGTTCAACGCCTTCGACGACGCGCGCATGAAGTTCGACGTGCGCTTCTACCTCGTCGCCATCCTGTTCATCATCTTCGACCTCGAAGTGGCCTTCCTGTTCCCGTGGGCGATCACGTTCGGGGACCTCGGCTGGTTCGGCTTCTGGTCGATGATGCTCTTCCTCGGCGTGCTGACCGTCGGCTTCGTCTACGAGTGGCGCAAGGGCGCCCTCGAGTGGGACTAG
- a CDS encoding NuoB/complex I 20 kDa subunit family protein, with protein sequence MSLTSVRAPAIAPQPKGILDPATGKPIGANDPTFLTISDELADRGFLLTTADDLITWARTGSLMWMTFGLACCAVEMMQMSMPRYDCERFGFAPRGSPRQSDVMIVAGTLTNKMAPALRKVYDQMPEPRYVISMGSCANGGGYYHYSYSVVRGCDRVVPVDIYVPGCPPTAEALLYGVLLLQKKIRRTGTIER encoded by the coding sequence ATGTCCCTCACATCCGTCCGCGCCCCCGCGATCGCGCCGCAGCCGAAGGGTATCCTCGACCCGGCCACCGGCAAGCCGATCGGCGCCAACGACCCGACCTTCCTGACGATCAGCGACGAGCTCGCCGATCGCGGCTTCCTCTTGACCACCGCCGACGACCTCATCACCTGGGCCCGGACCGGCTCGCTGATGTGGATGACCTTCGGCCTGGCCTGCTGCGCCGTCGAGATGATGCAGATGTCGATGCCGCGCTACGATTGCGAGCGCTTCGGCTTCGCGCCCCGCGGCTCGCCGCGCCAGTCCGACGTGATGATCGTCGCCGGCACGCTGACCAACAAGATGGCCCCGGCTCTGCGCAAGGTCTACGACCAGATGCCGGAGCCGCGCTACGTCATCTCGATGGGCTCCTGCGCCAATGGCGGCGGCTACTACCACTATTCCTACTCGGTGGTGCGCGGCTGCGACCGGGTGGTGCCCGTCGACATCTACGTCCCCGGCTGCCCGCCGACGGCCGAGGCGCTGCTCTACGGCGTGCTGCTGCTGCAGAAGAAGATCCGCCGCACCGGCACGATCGAGCGCTGA
- a CDS encoding NADH-quinone oxidoreductase subunit C, with amino-acid sequence MSNGITIRAHTQSEQGDAVLQALSDTLAATLGSAIADRAIAFGELTLIVEGSEIVRVLTHLRDDPACAFSTFIDICGADYPARAKRFDVVYHLLSMRHNRRIRVKVQTDERTPVPTAIPVFPAANWFERETYDLYGILFSGHPDLRRLLTDYGFEGHPLRKDFPLTGFVEVRYDQDEARVVYEPVRLTQEFRNFDFLSPWEGTDYVLPGDEKADKAPAKG; translated from the coding sequence ATGAGCAACGGCATCACCATCCGGGCCCATACCCAGAGCGAGCAGGGCGACGCTGTCCTCCAGGCGCTCTCCGACACCCTCGCCGCGACGCTGGGCAGCGCCATCGCCGACCGGGCGATCGCCTTCGGCGAGCTGACACTGATCGTCGAGGGCTCCGAGATCGTGCGGGTGCTGACCCACCTGCGCGACGACCCGGCCTGCGCCTTCTCGACCTTCATCGACATCTGCGGCGCCGACTACCCGGCGCGGGCGAAGCGCTTCGACGTCGTCTATCACCTGCTGTCGATGCGCCATAACCGGCGCATCCGCGTGAAGGTGCAGACCGACGAGCGCACGCCCGTCCCGACCGCGATCCCGGTCTTCCCGGCCGCGAACTGGTTCGAGCGCGAGACCTACGACCTCTACGGCATCCTGTTCTCGGGCCATCCGGACCTGCGCCGGCTGCTCACCGATTACGGCTTCGAGGGGCACCCCCTCCGCAAGGACTTCCCGCTCACCGGCTTCGTCGAGGTCCGCTACGACCAGGACGAGGCCCGAGTGGTCTACGAGCCCGTGCGACTGACGCAGGAATTCCGCAACTTCGACTTCCTGTCGCCCTGGGAAGGCACCGACTACGTGCTGCCGGGCGACGAGAAGGCCGACAAGGCACCGGCGAAAGGCTGA
- a CDS encoding NADH-quinone oxidoreductase subunit D, with product MGEHSIRNFSINFGPQHPAAHGVLRLVLELDGEVVERVDPHIGLLHRGTEKLIEVKTYLQATPYFDRLDYVAPMNQEHAFCLGIERLLGIAVPRRAQLIRTLYCEIGRLLSHLLNVTTQAMDVGALTPPLWGFEEREKLMIFYERASGARLHANYFRPGGVHQDLPPSLIDDIEAFCETFPQVVDDLDSLVMGNRIFKQRNVDIGIVTVEEALAWGFSGVMVRGSGIPWDLRKSQPYEAYAEMEFDIPVGKNGDTYDRQVIRMEEMRQSVRIMKQCIAKLREPAGQGPIATQDGKVAPPPRREMKRSMEALIHHFKLYTEGFHVPAGEVYAAVEAPKGEFGVYLVADGTNKPYRCKIRAPGFAHLQAMDWMCRGHMLADVSCILGTLDIVFGEVDR from the coding sequence ATGGGCGAGCACAGCATCCGCAACTTCTCGATCAATTTCGGCCCGCAGCACCCGGCGGCGCACGGCGTGCTGCGCCTCGTGCTGGAGCTCGACGGCGAGGTGGTCGAGCGGGTCGACCCGCATATCGGCCTGCTCCACCGCGGCACCGAGAAGCTCATCGAGGTCAAGACCTACCTCCAGGCGACGCCCTATTTCGACCGGCTCGACTACGTCGCGCCGATGAACCAGGAGCACGCCTTCTGCCTCGGCATCGAGCGCCTGCTCGGCATCGCGGTGCCGCGCCGCGCCCAGCTGATCCGCACGCTGTACTGCGAGATCGGCCGGCTCCTGTCGCACCTCCTGAACGTCACCACGCAGGCGATGGACGTCGGCGCCCTCACGCCCCCGCTCTGGGGCTTCGAGGAGCGCGAGAAGCTGATGATCTTCTACGAGCGCGCGTCGGGCGCTCGTCTCCACGCCAACTACTTCCGCCCCGGCGGCGTCCACCAGGACCTGCCGCCGAGCCTGATCGACGACATCGAGGCGTTCTGCGAGACCTTCCCGCAGGTGGTCGACGACCTCGACAGCCTCGTGATGGGCAACCGCATCTTCAAGCAGCGCAACGTCGACATCGGCATCGTCACCGTCGAGGAAGCGCTCGCCTGGGGCTTCTCGGGCGTGATGGTGCGCGGCTCCGGCATCCCGTGGGACCTGCGCAAGTCGCAGCCCTACGAGGCCTATGCCGAGATGGAGTTCGACATCCCCGTCGGGAAGAACGGCGACACCTACGATCGCCAGGTCATCCGCATGGAGGAGATGCGCCAGTCCGTGCGCATCATGAAGCAGTGCATCGCCAAGCTGCGCGAGCCGGCCGGCCAGGGGCCGATCGCGACGCAGGACGGCAAGGTCGCGCCGCCGCCGCGGCGCGAGATGAAGCGCTCGATGGAGGCGCTCATCCACCACTTCAAGCTCTACACGGAGGGCTTCCACGTCCCGGCCGGCGAGGTCTACGCCGCGGTCGAGGCGCCGAAGGGCGAGTTCGGCGTCTACCTGGTCGCCGACGGCACCAACAAGCCGTATCGCTGCAAGATCCGCGCTCCGGGCTTCGCCCACCTCCAGGCGATGGACTGGATGTGCCGCGGCCACATGCTGGCGGACGTGTCGTGCATCCTCGGCACGCTCGACATCGTGTTCGGTGAGGTGGACCGGTGA
- the nuoE gene encoding NADH-quinone oxidoreductase subunit NuoE encodes MANRRLAPVSEQPESFAFTAENAEWAQGQIAKYPEGRQASAVIPLLWKAQEQNGGWLPQKAIEAVADQLGMPHIRVLEVATFYTMFALEPVGRYWIQVCGTAPCDVCGARELKQYLHDRLGPSGHVSPDGTFSWLEVECLGACCNAPMAQINHDYFEDLTPESLGKLMDDLAAGRPVKTGSQIGRVSSEPKDAVTTLQDETLFDGSRVGAWRKRFEEEGLKEQGADTTGEKARTDASAATNPKAARPDAGRPAESPAAATPAQRAADGKPAVDTAAEKGQVAPERTTVAETRTGPETVGTPQSGRSYTETPSKPEEGRPVAGSKGTTPEAGAEPANAPGKTDGSQAKPVGITPADKAADKGPPGPKADPTPKP; translated from the coding sequence ATGGCCAACCGCAGACTTGCCCCGGTATCCGAGCAGCCCGAGAGCTTCGCTTTCACGGCTGAGAACGCCGAATGGGCCCAGGGGCAGATCGCCAAGTACCCGGAGGGGCGCCAGGCCTCGGCCGTGATCCCGCTCCTGTGGAAGGCGCAGGAGCAGAACGGCGGCTGGCTGCCGCAGAAGGCCATTGAAGCGGTGGCCGACCAGCTCGGCATGCCGCATATCCGGGTGCTGGAGGTCGCGACCTTCTACACGATGTTCGCCCTCGAGCCGGTCGGCCGCTACTGGATCCAGGTCTGCGGGACGGCTCCCTGCGACGTCTGCGGCGCCCGCGAGCTGAAGCAGTACCTGCACGACCGGCTCGGGCCGTCGGGCCATGTCAGCCCGGACGGCACCTTCTCCTGGCTCGAGGTCGAGTGCCTGGGTGCGTGCTGCAACGCCCCGATGGCGCAGATCAACCACGACTACTTCGAGGATCTCACGCCTGAATCCCTCGGCAAGCTGATGGACGACCTCGCGGCCGGCCGCCCGGTGAAGACCGGCTCGCAGATCGGCCGCGTCTCCTCCGAGCCCAAGGACGCGGTCACGACCCTCCAGGACGAGACGCTGTTCGACGGTTCGCGCGTCGGCGCCTGGCGCAAGCGCTTCGAGGAGGAGGGCCTGAAGGAGCAGGGCGCCGACACGACCGGCGAGAAGGCCCGCACCGACGCTTCCGCCGCGACGAACCCGAAGGCCGCCCGCCCGGATGCCGGCCGGCCGGCCGAGAGCCCTGCCGCCGCCACCCCGGCGCAGCGCGCGGCGGACGGCAAGCCCGCGGTCGACACGGCAGCCGAGAAGGGCCAGGTGGCCCCGGAGCGCACCACCGTCGCCGAGACGCGCACCGGCCCGGAGACGGTCGGCACGCCGCAGAGCGGCCGCTCCTACACCGAGACCCCCTCGAAGCCCGAGGAAGGCCGCCCGGTGGCGGGTTCCAAGGGCACCACGCCGGAGGCCGGCGCCGAGCCGGCGAATGCCCCGGGGAAGACCGACGGTTCGCAGGCCAAGCCCGTCGGCATCACCCCCGCGGACAAGGCGGCCGACAAGGGCCCGCCCGGCCCCAAAGCCGACCCGACGCCGAAGCCGTAA
- the nuoF gene encoding NADH-quinone oxidoreductase subunit NuoF has product MLADQDRIFTNLYGLHSPGLEAAKKRGAWDGTKFLLQQGRDWIIEEMKKSGLRGRGGAGFPTGLKWSFMPKKSDGRPHYLVVNADESEPGTCKDREIMRHDPHLLIEGCMLACFAMGAHACYIYIRGEYVAEKHALQRAVDEAYAARLVGESNVHDYPFDIYVHHGAGAYICGEETALIESLEGKKGMPRLKPPFPANMGLYGCPTTVNNVESIAVAGTILRRGGAWFAGLGRPGNTGTKLFCVSGHVNKPCNVEEELGITFRELIDRHCGGMRGGWDNLLCSIPGGSSVPLVPAAEIIDAPMDFDTLKNLKSGLGTAAVMVFDKSTDMVATIARIAYFYKHESCGQCTPCREGTGWMWRVMLRMAEGRAQKREIDMLLDVTKQIEGHTICALGDAAAWPIQGLIRHFRPEIEKRIDRYSANPHPTPVPMAAE; this is encoded by the coding sequence ATGCTCGCCGATCAGGATCGGATCTTCACCAACCTCTATGGTCTCCACTCCCCCGGTCTCGAGGCCGCGAAGAAACGCGGCGCGTGGGACGGCACGAAGTTCCTGCTCCAGCAGGGCCGGGACTGGATCATCGAGGAGATGAAGAAATCGGGCCTGCGCGGCCGCGGCGGCGCCGGCTTCCCCACCGGGCTGAAGTGGTCCTTCATGCCGAAGAAGTCGGACGGCCGGCCCCACTACCTGGTGGTCAACGCCGACGAATCCGAGCCGGGCACCTGCAAGGACCGGGAGATCATGCGGCACGACCCGCATCTCCTGATCGAGGGCTGCATGCTGGCCTGCTTCGCCATGGGCGCGCATGCCTGCTACATCTACATCCGCGGCGAGTACGTCGCCGAGAAGCACGCGCTCCAGCGCGCGGTGGACGAGGCCTACGCCGCCCGCCTCGTCGGCGAGAGCAACGTCCACGACTACCCCTTCGACATCTACGTCCACCACGGCGCCGGCGCCTACATCTGCGGCGAGGAGACGGCCCTCATCGAGAGCCTGGAGGGCAAGAAGGGGATGCCGCGGCTGAAGCCGCCGTTCCCGGCCAATATGGGCCTCTACGGCTGCCCGACGACGGTGAACAACGTCGAGTCGATCGCGGTCGCCGGCACCATCCTGCGCCGCGGCGGCGCCTGGTTCGCGGGACTCGGCCGGCCGGGCAACACCGGCACCAAGCTGTTCTGCGTCTCGGGCCACGTCAACAAGCCCTGCAACGTCGAGGAAGAGCTCGGCATCACCTTCCGCGAGCTGATCGACCGGCATTGCGGCGGCATGCGCGGCGGCTGGGACAACCTGCTCTGCTCGATCCCCGGCGGCTCCTCGGTGCCGCTGGTGCCGGCGGCCGAGATCATCGACGCCCCGATGGATTTCGACACGCTGAAGAACCTGAAGTCGGGTCTCGGCACCGCCGCCGTGATGGTGTTCGACAAGTCGACCGACATGGTCGCGACGATCGCCCGCATCGCGTACTTCTACAAGCACGAGTCCTGCGGCCAGTGCACCCCATGCCGCGAGGGCACCGGCTGGATGTGGCGCGTGATGCTGCGCATGGCGGAAGGCCGGGCGCAGAAGCGCGAGATCGACATGCTGCTCGACGTGACGAAGCAGATCGAGGGCCACACGATCTGCGCGCTCGGCGACGCCGCGGCCTGGCCGATCCAGGGCCTGATCCGGCACTTCCGCCCCGAGATCGAGAAGCGCATCGACCGCTACTCCGCCAACCCGCACCCGACCCCGGTGCCGATGGCGGCGGAGTGA